A stretch of Lachancea thermotolerans CBS 6340 chromosome D complete sequence DNA encodes these proteins:
- the SOK2 gene encoding Sok2p (some similarities with uniprot|P53438 Saccharomyces cerevisiae YMR016C SOK2 Protein that can when overexpressed suppress mutants of cAMP-dependent protein kinase displays homologies to several transcription factors): MSNEQIHNAYSQQPPQQQQQQQQPQQQPQHGAGGAAGGQGAGQLHAHSQAHMVQHSPSQAPSHAHTASAAQGNPYMNQEHWQYQYAPQMHGFYTQTGGGSGSAGGAAGGAAASHQTAAHQSPSDHVSYAYSHYPAASAAADPQQQPQQQQQQQQQQQPYASYASSAGYGYYPYAAQTAAVGDEQQQAYASYYRQAQLAQVQAQAQAQAQAQAQAQAQAQAQAQAQAQAQAQAAQAQASQLGYQYPGFLGSGRPGAAASHDELSGSSAAGGSAGAGAVSPVAYYGEELGGKARRAVSSRGRELGAGSLDGSALLGLAAAGALDPTTGMPGAMPGAMPTGIHTGMAGGMATGLGAAARTSAAAAAAGARPRVTTTMWEDEHTLCYQVEANGVSVVRRADNDMINGTKLLNVAKMTRGRRDGILKAEKIRHVVKVGSMHLKGVWIPFDRALAMAQREKIVDLLFPLFVRDIQSIIQQGASTVLAGPAAAAASAGPVQAPTRSMGGMSSGGAGAGGGSAYYADAYQPLAGYGHYQPIDYGYAARPVMHAVSGLGSVGSAGLGSSGLGSAGSVGSVSGGVPSSSAIATHGGPLSAAAGHTAASAGHGLGHGHGPGSGVGVGVGPVDGSASNAGPGSDNGPGVGVGVGVGVGVGVGSGSGSGAVHGTSPGSGSTAASGVGADLGSHSGGDRAPGSAAPGATSSGDATGASVMGVSHGYPSQAGASSMDSLAKPVASHSTDSSEQTPVGHGAPDQVKPEALDSNDANAAHDE, from the coding sequence ATGTCCAACGAACAGATACACAACGCGTACTCGCAACAGCCcccacagcagcagcagcagcagcagcaaccGCAGCAGCAACCGCAGCATGGCGCTGGGGgcgccgccggcggccAGGGAGCGGGCCAGCTTCACGCGCACTCGCAGGCCCATATGGTCCAACACTCGCCGTCCCAGGCTCCAAGTCACGCGCACACGGCCTCCGCCGCCCAGGGTAACCCCTACATGAACCAGGAACACTGGCAATACCAGTATGCCCCACAGATGCACGGCTTTTACACGCAGACGGGCGGCGGGAGCGGCTCCGCAGGCGGCGCCGCGGGGGGCGCGGCCGCGTCACACCAGACGGCGGCCCACCAGTCCCCTAGCGATCACGTGTCGTACGCCTACTCCCATTACCCGGCTGCCAGCGCCGCCGCAGACCCCCAGCAACAGCcacagcaacagcaacaacaacaacaacagcagcagccatACGCTTCGTACGCCTCGAGCGCGGGGTACGGCTACTACCCCTACGCAGCGCAGACCGCCGCTGTCGGCGacgagcagcagcaggcgTACGCTTCGTACTACCGCCAGGCACAGCTAGCGCAGGTTCAGGCACAGGCCCAGGCTCAGGCGCAAGCGCAGGCCCAAGCACAGGCACAAGCACAGGCTCAAGCACAGGCCCAAGCACAGGCACAAGCCCAGGCCGCCCAGGCCCAGGCGTCCCAGCTGGGCTACCAGTACCCGGGCTTCCTGGGAAGCGGGCGCCCCGGCGCCGCTGCGTCCCATGACGAGCTCTccggcagcagcgcggCTGGCGGCAGTGccggcgcgggcgcggtTTCGCCGGTCGCGTACTACGGAGAAGAGCTCGGCGGCAAGGCGCGGCGCGCCGTAAGCTCGCGCGGACGCGAGCTCGGCGCGGGATCCCTAGACGGGTCTGCGCTCCTCGGGCtcgcggccgcgggcgcgctTGATCCCACAACGGGCATGCCCGGCGCGATGCCGGGCGCTATGCCAACGGGAATACACACGGGCATGGCCGGCGGGATGGCAACGGGTCTGGGTGCAGCGGCGCGCACGTCCGCGGCAGCAGCCGCCGCAGGCGCACGGCCCCGCGTCACCACAACCATGTGGGAAGACGAGCACACGCTCTGCTACCAAGTCGAGGCGAACGGCGTGTCCGTGGTGCGGCGCGCCGACAACGACATGATCAACGGCACCAAGCTGCTGAACGTGGCCAAGATGACCCGCGGTCGCCGCGACGGGATTCTCAAGGCCGAGAAAATCAGACACGTGGTCAAGGTCGGCTCCATGCATCTCAAGGGCGTGTGGATCCCCTTTGACCGCGCGCTGGCTATGGCGCAGCGCGAGAAGATCGTGGATCTGCTGTTTCCGCTGTTTGTGCGCGACATCCAGAGCATCATCCAGCAAGGCGCCTCAACGGTCTTGGCAGGGCCTGCTGCAGCCGCGGCGTCAGCGGGGCCTGTGCAGGCACCAACGCGCAGCATGGGCGGCAtgagcagcggcggcgccggTGCCGGCGGCGGATCCGCGTACTACGCGGACGCCTACCAGCCGCTCGCGGGCTACGGACACTACCAGCCGATAGACTACGGCTACGCTGCGCGGCCTGTGATGCACGCCGTCTCCGGGCTCGGCTCCGTGGGCAGCGCCGGACTCGGCAGCTCTGGGCTCGGCTCCGCCGGATCCGTGGGCTCCGTGAGTGGCGGCGTGCCAAGCTCGAGTGCCATCGCTACGCACGGTGGACCCTTGTCAGCGGCCGCTGGTCACACAGCTGCTAGCGCCGGCCATGGCCTAGGCCACGGCCACGGCCCCGGGTCCGGCGTGGGCGTGGGCGTAGGCCCTGTTGACGGCTCTGCTTCCAACGCAGGCCCCGGCTCCGACAACGGCCCCGGTGTGGGTGTTGGTGTTGGTGTGGGTGTTGGCGTGGGTGTCGGGTCCGGGTCCGGGTCTGGCGCTGTGCACGGAACTAGCCCGGGCTCCGGCTCCACAGCCGCTTCCGGCGTTGGCGCAGACCTAGGCTCACACTCTGGTGGCGATCGCGCGCCTGGAAGCGCCGCGCCAGGCGCGACCTCCTCGGGCGATGCCACGGGTGCGTCCGTCATGGGCGTGTCCCACGGATACCCCAGCCAAGCGGGTGCTAGTTCCATGGACTCTCTGGCCAAGCCAGTGGCGTCACACAGCACGGACTCTTCGGAACAAACCCCTGTGGGACACGGCGCTCCCGACCAGGTCAAGCCGGAGGCGCTCGACTCGAACGACGCCAATGCGGCACACGACGAATGA